CTTCCGACTGGCGGACACACCGGGAGTCTTTCACGACCTCGACCAGTGGATCGCCCGAAGGCTGCGGATGGTGCAGCTCAAGCAGTGGAAGCGTGGGCGAACGGCGTACCGGGAGATGAGAACTCGGGGAGTGCCCGAACAGCTTGCCGCGGTCGCCGCCAAACACACGCGAAGCTGGTGGAGAATGTCCCGCCACGGCGCGCTCCAGACCGCCCTGCCGGGTAAGCTCTTCGAACAGATGGGCCTGCCGCGGCTTCGACCACACTGACCTCAACTCTCCGAACCGCCGGATGCGGACCCGCATGTCCGGTGGTGTGGGAGGGGTGCAGCCGGACTACCCGGCTGCCCCCTATCCCGATCTGCCTGCCAAGCTACACTTGGGATGGGGCGCGGTGCCGCTCATCCGCCGCCGGCCTGCTACGAGAAGAAGCAGGTGATGGACTGCCAGGTCGTGCGGTACTCGGCGGACGCGTCGATGCACGGGGCGAGCGGTTCCCGGCGAGTGCGGAGCGGGAGATGGACGGCTTCCGGCGACGCGTCAGAAACGCCCGATGCCGGTGCGTTGCATAGTAGACGGACGGGGGAACCCCGCGCCGATCGTACCCGGTCGCAAACCCGCAGCGAAGGAAGGCCGCAATGTTCAAGGTCCTGGAGTCCGGAGCCAGGAAGCGCCGCGTGTGGAGCCCCATGACCATCACGGTCTCGGTGGCGGCGCACGCGCTGGTCTTCGGCGGCGCGGCGTACGCGGCGACCCGTCCGGCGCCGCCAAAGGAACCCGGGGCGGTGTACATCGACATCGGGTCGGTGCCCACGCCGCCGCCGCCGCCCGCGCCAATCCCCCAGCAGCCGCGCGTGGACGAGCCGCACCTGCGTGCGCCCGTGACCGGGCAGACGATCGTGATCCCGGCTCCCACGACGGTGCCGGACTACATCCCCGCGCCGGACCTTACGGCCACTCCCATCCGCCCGGTAGACGTGACCGGCATCGGCAAGCCGGGCGACGTGATCGGGCCCGTCTCGCCCGGCGACGGCCGGCCGCCCACGGGAACCACGGCTCCGGCGGCGCCGAACGACGTGGTGGACGAGGGCATCCTGGACGCCGGCGAGCGGCCCCAGCTCAGCAACCGCGGCGAGCTCGTGCGGCTGTTCGAGCGGTACTACCCGCCGCTGATGCGTGACTCCGGGATCAGCGGGCGCACGGTGGTGCGGTGCGTGGTGGGCACCGACGGGCGCGTGGAGCCCGAGACGATCGAGATCGTGGAGGCCACGAACCCGGCGTTCGCGGACGCGGCGAAGAAGGCGGCGGAGAAGTTCCG
Above is a window of Longimicrobiaceae bacterium DNA encoding:
- a CDS encoding TonB family protein; the encoded protein is MFKVLESGARKRRVWSPMTITVSVAAHALVFGGAAYAATRPAPPKEPGAVYIDIGSVPTPPPPPAPIPQQPRVDEPHLRAPVTGQTIVIPAPTTVPDYIPAPDLTATPIRPVDVTGIGKPGDVIGPVSPGDGRPPTGTTAPAAPNDVVDEGILDAGERPQLSNRGELVRLFERYYPPLMRDSGISGRTVVRCVVGTDGRVEPETIEIVEATNPAFADAAKKAAEKFRFRPASMMGQPVRVLISIPIDWTLPR